AAAAGCATGGTCAGTTGATGGCGTACACCAAAGTTGAACAGGACATAAATTATTCCGTGTCACCCATTGCAGCGTCCTTTCAGTTAATTCAATATGCACCTGCCTGGCCTGTTCAGGAGTTACTTGAGTCAATAAACGGGTCTTAACCTGACCGGCAATGGGTGCTTTACAGAAAACCATCAAAACGGCGTCAGGGTATTGATAAGTCATCTTCAACGCCGCCGCTTTTTAAAAGGCAGCAGTAATAGCGCCATAAGGCCTAATTCACGTTGCTCGCGTAAAGCATCCAAACCAATAGCCATGGTTGTTTGAGGCTGTTTGGGTTTGGCCACATAGGTCTTACAAAGCTTGTCCCAGCAGGACAGGGAAAAACCGTAATTACTATCAATTTCTATCGGCAAGGTTGAATGATGAATCCGGTGCATATCCGGCGTAACAATCAACCAGCGTAATTTGCTATCAATCCCCAAAGGAATATTGATATTGCTATGATTAAAGGTTGCCGCGCCATTGAGAATAATTTCAAAAAGGATAACTGCCCAAGGATTTGCACCTATCAAATAAATACACAGTACTTTGTAAATCATCGAAATCATGATTTCCAGCGGGTGAAAGCGTAGCGCTGTGGTCGCATCAAATTCCAAATCGGTATGATGCACTTGATGTAACCGCCACAGCGGCGACCATTTGTGCGAAACAACATGTTGGCCGTAAACAGCAAAATCAAGAAATAATAAAGTAATAATAATTGATAGCCATTCAGGAGCTGCCAGCCAATGTAAAATCCCCCAGTTATTGTCTGCTGCGGCAACAGCACTCAAATAAGCAATGCTGCCAACTGTTAAGCGCATAACCAGGATATTAAAAACAGCTAGCCCCAAATTAACCGGCCAGCGTTGTTTACGGCTAATAGCTTGCACTCTTCTCGGACTGAAATATTCCCAGCCAATCATGATGAAAAAAATGCCTAACGAGGAGGTTAGCCGAATGATGGTTTCCATAGGAAATCCTCTGAGGAAAATTTAAGATGTGTCTGATGTGGTAGTTTTAGTCACCCTTAGGCAAATAAATACGCTTCCACAAAGCACTTAATTTATATCGGGTAAATATGCTGTTCGCATAAAGAAAAGCCAATATTCTGGGGTCTGCTCCAAAAAAATAACGCAAGCGTAAACTCCACATCAACAGTATGGTTCTGTATATACCGTTATGCTCCCAACGCCTACCGGAACTGATAACTTTATTTTTCAGGCAAACAGGCCTGCCGATTTTTTTTAGTGCCTTACAAAGAGCAATATCTTCCATTAAGCTAATTTCAGGGTACTGCCCCACTGCCTGAAACACCAGACGTGTAACAAAAATCACTTGATCCCCAGTTGCAATACCGGTTAATCGCGAACGCCAGTTCATCATTTGTGCGATAACTTTTAACATGAACGGGTTACCGCTTAACTGAATATCAAAATGCCCCCATTGGCGGATGCTGCTAATTTTTTGCTGAATCAGTTGCAAGGCATTTTCAGGCAAGCAGGTATCGGCATGCAGAAATATCAGTATCTCCCCCGTTGCATAACTGGCACCGTTATTCATTTGTTTGGCCCGGCCTTTTGCGGATATCATCACTTTATCGGCTAACGGCAAGGCAAGACTCTGGGTATTATCGTCACTATCGCCATCAGCAATGATAATCTCACAGTCATTTCTTAACGGTTGCAATGCCAATAAACAGGACTTAATACTTTTCTCTTCATTCAGGGTTGGAATAATAATAGAAAATTTCATTACTTATAACGGTTCAAACAATGCTGCAAGATCGTCGGCAGTCAGGTTTAATGATTCTTCCTTCGCGCCACCTTTATAAATACTTTCAGCCAGCGCGCGCTTTCTTTCCTGCATGGCGATAATCTTTTCTTCAACCGTATTTTCAGTAATCAATTTATAAACAAAAACCGGCTTATCCTGCCCTATCCGATGAGCGCGGTCGGCAGCCTGACTTTCTGCCGCAGGATTCCACCAGGGATCATAAATAATAACGGTATCCGCTTCGGTTAAATTTAAACCGACCCCACCCGCTTTCAGACTAATCAGAAAAACATCCACTTTACCACTTTTGAATAACTCTATCGCCTCATCGCGCTTGCGGGTTTGTCCGGTCAGTTTACTATAAGCTATTTTTCGAACGTTCAATTCTTGTTCAATCAAGGCAATCATGCGGGTGAATTGGGAAAAAACCAGAATTCGCCGACCTTCTTCCAGTTGTTCCGGCAAGAGTTCCAATAATAGATCAAGCTTGGCCGATTCTTTTACTTTTTGCGCTTCTTTTAACGATAAGGTGCGTGGATCACAGCAAGTCTGGCGAAGCTTTAACAAGGCATCCAAAATAGTGATATGGCTGCGTGACAAACCTTTTTCAGCAATCATATCGCGGACTTTTTTCTCCATAGTCAACCGAATGCTTTCATACAAAGCGGCCTGCTTTGGATAAAGTGGCACCGAACGAATAATCTCGGTTTTAGGCGGTAATTCGCTGGCGACCTCTTGCTTGGTGCGCCGCAGCATAAAAGGTGCAAGACGCCGTGACAGCCGTAACCGTTGCTCGCCATCACCATAAACTTCAATGGGTATGCGGTAGCGTTTTCTAAAACTGGCGTTATTACCCAAAAAACCGGGCATCAAGAAATCAAATTGC
Above is a window of Methylobacter sp. S3L5C DNA encoding:
- a CDS encoding TIGR04283 family arsenosugar biosynthesis glycosyltransferase, which encodes MKFSIIIPTLNEEKSIKSCLLALQPLRNDCEIIIADGDSDDNTQSLALPLADKVMISAKGRAKQMNNGASYATGEILIFLHADTCLPENALQLIQQKISSIRQWGHFDIQLSGNPFMLKVIAQMMNWRSRLTGIATGDQVIFVTRLVFQAVGQYPEISLMEDIALCKALKKIGRPVCLKNKVISSGRRWEHNGIYRTILLMWSLRLRYFFGADPRILAFLYANSIFTRYKLSALWKRIYLPKGD
- a CDS encoding sterol desaturase family protein; its protein translation is METIIRLTSSLGIFFIMIGWEYFSPRRVQAISRKQRWPVNLGLAVFNILVMRLTVGSIAYLSAVAAADNNWGILHWLAAPEWLSIIITLLFLDFAVYGQHVVSHKWSPLWRLHQVHHTDLEFDATTALRFHPLEIMISMIYKVLCIYLIGANPWAVILFEIILNGAATFNHSNINIPLGIDSKLRWLIVTPDMHRIHHSTLPIEIDSNYGFSLSCWDKLCKTYVAKPKQPQTTMAIGLDALREQRELGLMALLLLPFKKRRR